AAAAAACTGAAGGTCAGCGTCGAAATCCGCCCGGGAAGCATCGCCGACCGCCTGCTCCGCGCCGTCAAATACGCGCTGCTGTTCTACGTGTTCTACATGTCGGCGTCGAGCAGCGAACTTTTCTGCAAGAATTTCGACCCCTATTACGCCGTCGCCACGGGCTTCAAGGGTGAGATCACCGTCTGGATGACCGTCATTTCGGTTGCGCTGCTCTTCCTCGGCAGCTTTTTCGTCAAAATGTTCTGGTGCAAATACATCTGCCCGCTGGGTGCGCTGAGCAACATCTTCAAATTCACCCTCACCTTCGCGGGCATCGTCATCCTGCTGTGGGCGCTCGGGCTGCTGGGCGTGGCTTCGGCCTGGGTATGGGCACTGGGCGCCGCCTGCGTCATCGGCTACCTCTGGGAGATGATCTATCTCAAGAGCAAGGTCTTCCCGCTGCTGCGCATCGTCCGCGACGAAGCCACGTGCACCAAGTGCGACGTCTGCCGACGCAAATGCCCCTATTCGATCGACATCAAGAACCTCGACAAGGTGAAGCATATCGACTGCACGCTCTGCGGAACGTGCGTCTCGGCCTGCCCCGAAGATTCGTTGCAGGTCGGCGGCAAACGCTCGCTGCGCTGGCTGCCCGGCATCCTGGCCGTCGCGCTCTTCGGCGCGGCGCTGTGGTTCGGCAGCCACTGGGAACTTCCGACCATCGACGAGAAGTGGGGCGAATACGAGCAGGTCGAAGGCATGCAGACCTACGAAATCGAGGGACTCACCTCGGTAAAGTGCTTCGGCAGCTCGAAGGCCTTCTCCGCGAAGATGCAGAAAGTGCCGGGCGTCTACGGCGTGAAAACGTTCGTGAAACGCCACGCCGTGGTGATCAGCTACGATCCCAAGGCGATCGACGAGACGAGCATCGACAAGGCGATCTTCTCGCCGACGACCATGAAGTTCGCAACGCCGAAAGCCGGCGTCGACTCGCTGTCGGTGGTCCGCATCGGCGTCGAGGGACTCCACGATAAGATGGACATGGTCTACTTCGGGGCCATCCTGCGCAACATCGACGGCATCTGCGGCTTCGACGCACAGTACGACTGCCCGGTAGCCGTTACGCTCTACGTCGACCCGTCGGCCGCGATCCCCGAAAAGATGCTCCGCGACTCGATCGAGGTCAAGGAGGCCCACATGCTGGCCCACGGCGGCAAGGTCCGCGCGATTCCGGTCCACTACGAGCTCAAAAGCTACGACCCCGCCGCCGGCAGGATCGGCCGCCGCGAGTTCCTCGACCTGATGTTCGAGCAGACCCGCGACCTCTCGGCGCCGTTCAAGCATAACACCGAGACTTACGGCGATGACGCGAAGTACCCCAAAGGCGTCTACGAAGTCGAGTGCCGCGGCATCGAGAAGCCGCTCATCAAGCGCAGCTTCCCCTACTTCCGCGGGTTCCTCTCGCTCAAGGAGGGCATCACGCGGCTCGACGTGGCATTGAACGACGAGGAGGTTCCCGTACTGCGGATCGTCTACGTCAAGTCGATGTGGGACGACGCGAAGATCTGGAACGAACTGCTCAACGCCAAGGTGTGGCCCGTGAAATACAAGGACGGCACGCTCAAGGACGAGGAGCCGAAGTTCACCTTCAAAACCGAGGGACACACCCTCTGACACCACCGGGGCTTGTGATACGCAAGCCCCTTTTTTCGAGATAAACCAAGAAGACGATGAAAAAAGCGATTTTTTACCTGCTGGCCTGCGTCCTGCTCCCGGTTGCGGCGTCGGCCGACGAAGGCATGTGGCTGGTCAGCACGTTCCGGGACGTGATCTACCCCCAGATGAAGAAGGAGGGGCTGAAACTCAAACCCGGAGAGATTTACAACGAGGAGTCCCCGGCGCTGTGCAACGCCATCGTGGCCGTCGACGGCGGCATGGGCACGGGCAGCGTGATTTCGGACAAGGGACTCGTCATCACCAACCACCATGTGGCCTACGGCGACATCCACTCGTTGAGCACCCCCGCGAAGAACTACCTCGAAGAGGGCTTCTGGGCGCTCGAACAAAAGGACGAACTGCCGCTCAAGGGCAAGACCGTGACCTTCCTGCGGCAGGTCCGCGACGTGACGGACGAGGCCCAGGCCATCCGCGACTCGCTCGAAAAGGCCAACAGCCTGGGCATCTTCGGGACGCGCAAGGTCTATGGCATCCTCGAACGGAAGTACGGCGGGGACACCCCCTTCGAAGTGGAATGCGCCTCGATGTGGAAGGGCAAGAAATACCTGCTTTTCTACTACGAGACCTATAAGGACGTGCGCCTCGTGGGTGCGCCTCCCGTGATAATCGGGGCCTTCGGCGGCGAGCAGGACAACTGGGGCTGGCCCCAGCACAAGGGCGATTTCGCCCTCTACCGCGTCTACGGCGACGCGAAGGGCCGCCCGGCGGCCTACTCGGAGAACAACGTGCCCATCACGCCCCGCAAGGTGCTGAATGTCTCGACGAGTGGCATCCACGACGGGGACTACGCCATGGTGATCGGCTTTCCGGGCCGCACCAACCGCTACATGTCGTCGCAGGCCGTGCGCGAAAAGGAGCACGTGACCAACCCCGTGGTGATCAAGGCGCGCCGCGACCGCCTCGACATCATGCTGCGCCACATGGAGGCCGACCCGGACGTGCGGCTGATGTACAGCGACAAGTATTTCAACATCAGCAACTACGCCGACTACGCCAAGTGGGAGAACATCTGCCTGCGCCGTTACGACGTTATCGGCATCCGCGCCGCCGAGGAGGCGCGCCTCGCCGCCTGGATCGACGCCGATCCGGCCCGCAGGGCCGAATACGGCGACCTGCTCGCCAACCTCAAAAAAGGCTACGAGGCCCGCGCCGAAGCCGTGCGCGAAAAGTGCTACTACCAGGAGACGTGGATTCGCCCGAGCGACGTGATGATGACGGCCAACCGTCTCGGCACGCTCGTCGACCGCATGCAGCGCGACGGCATCGCCTCGGTGCAGGACGGCGACAAGAACTTCGCGGGCGTGAAGTCCAACACCCGCCGGATGATGAAGGACTTCGACCTGGCCACCGACAAGGAGGTGCTGACACGGATGATGGAGAGTTTCATCGACAACGTGCCCCGCGAAATGTGGGGCGAGCAGCTGCCGCAGCTTTACGACCGTTTCAAGGGCAACGTTCCGGCGCTGGTCGACTACGCGTTCGAAAACACCTGCTGCACCAGCTACGAAAAGCTCTGCGCCTGGTTCGCACAGCCCCGCACGGCCGAGGAGATCCTCTCCGACCCGATGGCGGCGATGGCCAATTCGGTCAGCTCGCGGCGTTTCGCCGAGAAACTCAAACAGGCCGAGGAGACGTCGGGCATCGACGCCGACAAGGAGGAACTCCGCTACACCCACGCCATCTACGAGATGCGCGAATCGGAAGGCACGCCCCAATATCCCGACGCCAACTCGACAATGCGCCTCACCTACGGAACCGTAGGCCCGGTCTCGCCCAAGGACGCCGTGCACTACGACTCCCGTTCGACGATCGACGGCTACCTCGAAAAATACAATCCCGACGACTACGAATTCCGTGTCGACGACCGGATGTCTTCGCTCATCCGCAGCAAGGACTGGGGCCGCTGGGGCGAAAACGGCCGGCTGTACGTCAATTTCCTCACCAACAACGACATCACGGGCGGCAATTCGGGAAGCCCGGTGCTCAACGCCCGGGGCGACGTGATCGGACTGGCGTTCGACGGCAACCGCGAGTCGATGTCGGGCGACATCTATTTCCACCCGACCAACTTCAAGACGGTCTGCGTCGACATCCGCTTCGTGCTGTGGATCATGGACAAATACGCTGGCGCCGGAAAGCTGATCGACGAAATGCGGCTGGTGAAATAACCCGCCCTGCGCTCGCCAAGGAACGGACCCTTCAAAACGGGGGTCCGTTCCTTTTTTATGAATCCCCGACGACAAAAACCCCGCAGGACTTTGCACGTCCTGCGGGGTTTTTAATGACGACCCGCGGTTCAGAAGTTCAGACCCACGGCCGCGAACAGGCCGCCGCGCCGGCTGCCGTCCATCAGGCCGCTGCGCCCCCATGCCGCACGCCCTTTCAGATCGACGTACAGGCTCATTTTCTTCGCCGGGAAACAGTGCGTATAGCGCAGGCCGGCCTCGCCGTTCAGACGGTCGTTGGTCAGGAAGGCATACTCCTGGGCCAGCAGGTCGGCGCGATAGTTCTCGTTGTCGATCTGCACCCCCTCGGGGCAGCTCTTCTCCAGTTCGGTTCCGCCGCCGAACGTATAGCCGCCGCGCACCGTCGCGTCGAGCCAGCTGCGGCCGCTGAACCGGAAGTTCTTCGTCACGCCCAGCATCAGTTTCGAATAGTGCAGGTCCTGATCGTAGCATGCCGGGGAGATCGTATATTCCGATTCGGCCTTGTAATAGGTATAAGCCGCATCGACGATCCACGAACTGCTCCACTCGTTGCGCTTGACGTAGAGTTTGTAATCGGCATCGACGCTGCGCTGCTTCTGCGAGAATTTCAGGAAGCGACCGTACTGTTTGTACAGTTTCTGATTGGTCTCCGGATCAAGTTCCAGCTCCTGAATATTGTTGTATTTCAGCAGGTCGCCCCACGAGGCGTCGACCGAAAGCCGCTGATCGACCCCGCGGCCCGCAACGTTGAGCACCCCCAGATAGCGGTAGGTCAACTGATCGTTGTCGCCCAGATGCTGGTCCAAATCGAAGCGGAAACGCTCCATTTTGCCGTATTCGGCCGAGAACTGATTGAAAAACTTCACCCTCTTTCCCAATTTCAATTCCAACTGGGCGGCGCCTCCGTATTCGGAGCCTTTGTAATAGACGTCATAGAATTTTTCGCTTCCCCCGAGCTGCTGGCTGGTATAAAACCACATGCCTTCGAAGAAGTAGATCATTCCGCTGGTCGTATTCGTACCGAAAGCCGCATAGCCGACCTGCTCCGTCGAGCGTTCATACGTAAAATTAAGACCTGCGTCCACCACCTTCGAGGTAAACATCACACCCGGCTGAACGCTCAAATACATCGAGGTGGTTTTATTGCGCGAATCCCGACGCTTTGCCAGGCTGCGATCCTCGTATTTCCCCATCGCTCCAACCACCCAGCGCCCCATACGGTAGGCAACCCCGGCCTCGATGGCATAGGTTTCATCACGCGTATTTCCGGGAATCGAATCGCCGATCAGCATCGGAGAATCTCCGATGTTGGCATTTCCCGCCCAACTGCGGTCCTTCGAAGCCGCATAATCATAACTCAACTTACCGTAGAACGAAAGACGATTCCAACGGCGGTACGACTCGGACCGGACCCCGAACGCATTCACTTCCGCTCCATCGGTAACGTTGCGCAGTCCGCCTTGCTCGAAATCATAATTCACTTCCGCAATGGAGAGCGATGCCTGATTGAGCATCAGGCCCGCCGCATTGTCCGAAACGAGCCATCCGCTTTTCGAACGAATCCGTTCCAGGGTATAATATTTTTCAAGGTTCTCCTTCGGAGCGGAGGACTGGGCGAAAACGCCCGACCCCGCACATACCGCAGTCAACAGGAGCACCGCATAGATCTTTTTCTTCATGGCTGTTTCGTTTTATCGGTTTTTGTACTCCGTGCAAAGGGTCGGTTCATCGAGCGGAATCCAGTCGTCGGCCGAATTGTTCGTATCCTGATAAACCGTACGACCTACGATCTCCGAAGCGCTTTCGTCCACCTTGCGGATATAGGACTGACCGCTGTACGAGGCCGTCGTGATAAACAAAGGCTGGAGACTGATGTCGGAGCAAAGACGCGGGACGTGCGTATCGTTACTGCGGAACTCCACACCATCGAGAATACCCTCCTTGGGAACCATTATCGAGGGCATACTCTGATACTTCGTCGGCTGATACATCACCTTGCCGTAGGGCCGGCCTTTGATGGCTCCGTCCTTAACGTACTCATAAGGATCTTCAGGCAGCCGATATACAACGATCGCCGGCGAGCTAATGGAGAGAACGATCGAATTTCCGGATGCCAGCTCACAGAAGCATTCCAGCCGTTCAACGCCCGCGGCCGGAGCTTTTACCGCGGAGCCAGCAAAACGGTCGATATACATCGCCCATACATTATCCGCGGCAAGGTTCATCGGTCTGCTGGTCTGGTCTGCCGTATGTTCGACGGCGCTCAAGGCAATCACGACCTCTTCGCCCGGCTGTATCGGGTGCTCCCGGCCTTCGCCCGGGAAAACAAAACCGAAAGCGTTGACCGGAATGGAATCGCGGAGTTCGGTGCTGGTGCTTCCCAACCAGAATTTATTGTACACGGCCGATTTTCCCGAATTGAACGACGTGTGGAATCCGACTCCCACCCCGTCGAGATACTGCACATCGTCGGAATTGTTGCAGAGCGTGAAATACTGGTCATAGTTATAATTCGCTTTCCCGTCGGCAGTCTTCGTTTTGTGAAAATAAACCTCTTTCAGAATGATCGTGCCACGCGCCGTAGCCTTAATCTCGAGATTGTTCGTCCCGGCCGACTGACCGTCTTTATTCAGCACGAAATCCCTGGTGGCATGCAGGAACTTGCTGATTCCGCCCACATCGGCCACTTTGCTGATAATCACGCTGTAATTTCCGTATTCGGCGTCGATCCGGGTTTCACCCTTCGCATCCGTTTCGGAAGTATACGTATTTCCGATCTTCGTATTGCGCATAGTCACCTTGAACCCCGACTTGTCGAGCGATGCCAACTCTCCGGGCAAATCAATGGAGATCAGCACCTCCCTGTTGCCATGGAGCAATTCGCCGTCTTTCATATCCTTGAGGCAGCCGCACAGCAGAAAGGCCGTCGCCAAAGGCACCAGATAATATAAAATCTTTTTCATCATCTGCAACTCTTTAGAATTTAAGTTTTAGTTCCGCGCCGAAATAAATATCCGTATTTACGCGCTTATAAGTTCCCGTACTCTTCAGCAACATTTTAGGATGCGAGTTCGTAAAGTTGTTGGCGTAGAATGAAATCTGGGCAATCCTGCCGATCTCTTTCGTAACACGGAGGTTGGCCATGAAATAAGGCTTGAACGAATTTTCGACAAAGGTCGTAGTCGCACTGCCCGTCTGAAGGTATTCCCGGTAAGCCGCTCCATAGGTAGGATCGTTGTACAAGTTCCGATTGAACGGCAATAGCTGACCATCCATGTTCATATAGAAATCGGGGTCCCGGTAGATCATCTTGCCATTCGTCCCATTCGAAAAATCGCCATAAACGGGATTATTGTCGTCATCGAGGATGTAAACACCGTCTGCCTGGAGATTCCGGGTCCGGTTGAGCCATACACACTGGACGGTCAGTGTTGTAATCAGACGCAACTTCGGAATGTGCGTGATCAGGTTAATATTGGAATTGAACCGGGTGTACACCGAACCGGAAGAGACGGATTTGCCTCCATAATAGGCTCCCAGAAACGGGTTGTAGATATTCTTACCGTCAATAGGCACTTTCACCGAGGAATAAGTATCGTACAACAACACGCCCTCGCTATCCTTCCGGGTCATGGTCATGTATGCTCCGTTGACAACGACCGAAGTCCGGACCGGACGAATCTGCCCGAAATCGAACGTATACTCGACACCCCACTTGTCGTATTTACCGTCATTGGCCGGTTTCTTGACGGATGCCGTATGGAATATTTTCTCATCCCGATAGTCGAGCGGCTCGCCTCCCACGCCCAGAACCGGTTGTCCCGGATTGTTCGGATCATCCATATAAACCGGAACTTCCGTCCCTTTATAGGTTTCGTATTCCCGGAATGACAATACCTGCGGAACCATACGAAGGGTATAACCGTTACGCATCTTTTCATTATAATAGGTAATGCCTCCCTTGACACCGAACATATCGAAATCGAGACCCACTTCGAAGTTCTTGCTGTACTGCATCTTCAGATCGCGGTTAATCATATCGGACTGCGGGGTCACGAACGTAGTCCATGCCGCCACAGGCCCCGTCTCGGCAGTTCCGCCCCAGCTGAACGAAACCCGGTCAATATACACCGGAAAAGGATAAAGCAGCCGCAGGGCCGGCAACGTGGTCTGGATGCCCCAGCCGGCGCGCAGCGACAGTTCGCGGACCTTTTTCGGCGCGCGATTGCTGATGATCGTATATTTGGCGTTAAAACGCGGATCGACGGCCCACTTATCGTTCAGCTGATCCGTCGCCATATAGGTAAAACGTCCGCCGGCCTGCAACGTGAGCGATGTTTTTCCGATCGGCAGCGTCGCTTTTTCTTCGGCGAAGACAGCCACCTGATTCAGGAAAGGAATGTCGCTGAACGGCTCCGGACGGAACGACATGGGACGCACGCCTTCGTAATACTGTCCTTTGCCGGTGTTGCCCGAATTGTTCCACTCGACACCGAGCATCGCCTTGTTGTAGACCTTGCCGTAACGCCCCGAAAGTTCAGCCACCATTTTAGCCGTGGTGTAATAGGCCATACTCAAATTCCGAATATCGCTCAAGTAATTGTCAGGGGTGAATTCAGTCAGATACTCCCCGTTTTCCAAAGCTCCGGGATTGGCGACACCGAGGGCGCTGGGCGCCATCTGCTGACGGGCGTACTGACGGGTCATCGATGTATTGAAAACGTATTTCAACGACGTAATCCACGACTTGTTGAGCAGCCACGAACCATTAAGGTTGATCGACAGGTTCCGATCGTCCAACTCCTTGCGTTCAGCCTGCGAGATATTGTCCGGATCAGCCTTTGTAGTGCCGCGCGAAAGGTAACCGCTCACCTTCGCATTGAACTGAAACGGCGTGCGGTCACGGTTGAAGGTATTGGTATAACCCACCGAAAACGTTCCGCGGTCATAAGATTCCTCCACCGTACGGATGTCCTTCATCGCATTGGCGTAGTCGATCGACGCATTGAGGAAACCCTTGTCGGACCCCAACGCATAACCTTTAGTCAGCGACACGGCCTTGGTATCCGACACGGTCTTCACCCGGATTTCATAGGGAGTGCGGCCCTGCTTGGTCTTGACGACGACCGCTCCGGCGCTCATATTGCCGTATTCGGCCGACGCAACGCCGCGGATGACCTCGATCGACTCGATATTGTCGGTCGAAATGGTGCGCATGTCGATACCCCGGCTGGTTTGCTGCCCGAAAGCGGCCGCTTTTCCACCCATCAGCATCGCGCTATTATTCACAACGGCTCCATCGACATAGACGCCCACCGAACTGGAGTTGATGCTGTTCGCATCCTTACCGTCCGTCATCGAATTAGGCAGATCACGGATGCCGACGAAATTCGAAGTGGAGTTCGTCAATTCCGGATTCGCGGTCAGCACGCCCGGCAACAACTGCATCACGTCCTTGACGGAGGTGGCTTGCAGGTGGTCCATCGCCTGACGGTCGATCGTCGACGAGGAGTTGATGCTGCGGCCCCGCTGGGCCGTTACGGTCACGGTGTTGAGTTGCAGGCTCGACTCCTTGAGGCGCAGCGAGAGCGCCCCGATCGAAGCGCTGACCGTCACCTTGTACGAAAGCGGCTCGTAACCCAGGCAGGTTGCCTCGATGGTGTAGCTGCCGGTGGTCACCGACGGCATCCGGAACCGGCCTTTGGCATCGGTCACCACCCACAGCTCAAGCGTCGGAATGGAAACCACGCAGCCCGCAATCGGCTCCTTCGTGTTGTACTCCGTCACGGTCCCTTCGATGGAGACCTTCTTCGGAGCCTGGGCCCGCACTCCCAGCGGAATGCAGACGCCCGCCAATAAAAGCATTAGTAAAAATTTCTTCACGGCAAACAGGGTTATGTGAATAGTAAGAATGTCATTCGTTTTCGGGGGACAAAGATAGAGTGCCGCACAACAGGCGGCAACCCCGAGAAATGGGGATTTCACCGGTCAGGGGACACAATAACGGCTTCCGGCAGCTGCATGGCGCAACTGTCGGGCATCGGGAAACACGCGACTGTCAACAGATGGTAGGGCAATTCCCGCGGGGGGGGGAACCCGGGCCGGGAATTCGTCGGCATGGTCCGGAACGCTGATCCGGGCGGTCGCCGGGCGGCGGTTCAATCCACTCTTCCTCATGCCAGTTTCATTTGATTCAAGACAAATCTTGTTTCGCAAGATAAGAAAAAAACACCATTCCGAACATCTTTTCGAACCATGAATTTAACCGAACTTACAATCCGAACGCATCCTGCGGCATATCGCGACAATGTTTAACCGGATTTCCGCCTGCGGTTTCGATCCGAAACGCCCCATTCGGGCCGAAATTTCTTTTTTTGCGGACCGGCTGTACTATGGACGGAAATTACTATCTTGCGGCCAATAAACCTTCACCCCCCCCGGTTTGACGCGTTACATACTACTGATTCTCGCCCTTCTCGGGTTTGTCGGCATGCCCTCCGCACATCCGGCGGGGAATCATGCGCTCCAATCCTTCGCCCTCTCTTACCAACCCATGAACTTCGGCCGGCCGGCGCGCACGGTCGTCACGGTCGAGGACAAGGAGACGCACAACCCGCTGCTGGGCGCCACGGTCTCGCTCGTCAGCAGGGCCGACACGCTGCGGGGAACGACCGTCAAGGAGGATTTCTACCGCATCATGGCCGTCTACCGCTGCGACCGGATTTTCCGCGACTCGGTCGACCTGGAGGTCACCTACGTGGGTTACAAGCCGTTCAAAAAACGCTACGGAAACACCGAATTCCGGGGACGGATCGAGGTCAAAATGGAGGTCGACGAACAGTCGATCGCGCAGGTCGTGGTCGTCGGGCAGCAGGTCGCCATGGTCTTCCGGGGCGACACGACGGTCTACAACGCGGGGCGTTCAAAACCATGGCCGACGACCGTTTCGCGGAGCTGCTGAAACAGCTGCCGGGCGTCGAGATCAAGGACAACAAGATTTACGCCGAAGGGCAGGAGGTCAAACGGGTGCTGATCGACGGGAAAAACCTCTTCGGCTCGAAAACCTCCTACGCACTCACCGACCTCGAAGCCTCGGACGTCCGGAGCGTGCGGGTCTACGAGGATTTCAGCCCCGAGGCAAAGCGCCTGGGGGACAACACGGCCGAAAAGGAGAAGGTGATGGACGTCGAAACCAAGTCGAAGCGCGGTTACATCCTGGGCGGGAATCTGGAGGGCACGCTCGGCGCGAGCCTCGAAAGGGACTACTCGGGTCGGCATGAAATCCGCCATTCCGAGGCCGGAAGCTTTTACCGCAACACCGAAAGGGGCAACTGGCGTCTCGAAGCCTCCAACTCGAAGGACAACATCCGGCAGGGAGAAGGCGTCTCGTTCGACTCGAAGACGACCCCCACGAAACAGACCGACGCCCAGGCGGACTATACCCTGCGCCGGGGCGACTCGACCAACGTATCGACCGCCGTCCGGTTCGGACGCAGCCGCCAGAGCAGCACGGGGTCCTCGCAGACCGAATATTTCCTGACCGAAGCCTATGCCCTGCGCAGCGAGGAGAGCCGGAACGAATCGCTCTCGAAATCGCTTTCGGCGGAGATCTCGAACTACGTCAACATCCAGCGGAAGAAGAAGGTTTTCGGGGCCATGACCACCTTTTCGATCGACGACGGCTCCACACTCGGGCACAGCCGCACGCAGCAGCGGATCGACGACGAAAAGACCCGGACGAACCTCAACAGCAACTCCGACAGACGCAACATCCGATTGAATGTCAGCATTTTCTTCCACTCGAAAATTTCCGAACGGTCGACCCTGTCGTTCAACGTCTCGGGCAAATACGCACCCGGCGACCGGGACGGCTGGCGGGTCGACACGACGGCCTCGACACCCGGCCTGCAGGTCAAACTGCGCAACGACGGCGACAGCCGCAACTATTCGTTCGGCGCCAATCTGGGCTACCGCTACAAACTGGGAAAAAAGGGTTCGGTCAACGCCTCATACAACTTCAGCCGCGATTACACCCGCTCGAAACAGCTGGCGGTCGATTTCCTCTCCGACCCGCAGGGCGTCGTCGACACGGTCAACTCCTACCATTACACGACCGACACCTACACGCACAGCCTGCAAACCAGCCTGCAATACCGGAGCGGCGACGTCTGGATAATGGCCGGACTGGGCGGAGTGCTCTACGACATCGCCCGCAGCGAGCGCTTCCCCAAGGAGGAGCGCTTCCCGCGGCTGTTCTTCCAGCTCAACCCGACGGTCTACCTCTCGGTCGGCAAGTCGCGGAAGCGTTTTTCGTTCAACCTGGCCTCCTTCCCGCAGATGATCCCGCTCGACGCGCTGCGCTCGACGCTCAACGCCACCAACCCCCTTTCGTTGCAGGCCGGAAACCCCGGTCTCAAGTTGCAGAACGACCTCTCGGGATCGGCGGGATTCCAGTTCACCGACGTCAAAAAGGCCCTCTCCTTCAGCGTGCGGCTCAACGGCAGCTACACCTTCAACTACATCGCCCAGCGACGCACGCTCTTCCTCGAAGACACCTACCTGCCCCAGTACGACTACACGGCACGGAAGGGTGCGCAGCTCACCACGCAGGCCAACGTCGGGGGCAATTACAACCTCGGGGGCAGGGTCTCCTACTCACAGCAGATCAACCCGCTGCGCTCGACCCTGAACGTCTCGGTGAACTACGGCTTCAGCCAGACGCCCTATTTCACCGGCGAAGACCTCTTCCACTCGGTCCGCCATTCGCTCGGCTTCGGCTTCGACTCGGGCTTTTCGAGCAAGGTCAAGCTCAACATCCGCTCCAACACCTCGATGAGTTCCTACACCACGCAGAAAGAGACCGCGCAGGAGCTGCGCGAACAACTCACGGCGCGCGTCGACCTGCGCTTCGGCAAGTATTTCGGGTCGGTCGGCACGCTCTACGAATTCTACTGCAACAGCCGCTCGCACGCGCTCACGCGCCACAACGTGATCCTCAACGCCTCGGCGGGGCGCAAGTTTGGCAAGGAGAACCGGCTGGGGCTTTCGGCGGGCGTCATCGACATCCTCAACCGCCCCGACTACGCCACCACGAGTTTCGACACGGATTACATCGTCACCTCCTCAACCTCCTACCTGGGCCGTTACGGCTACCTGCGCGTCGCCTACACGTTCTGATCGGAAGCCGCCCGGAATTACGGTGTTATTTCGGTTTATTTCGTATAGTTTCGCATATTTTCGTATCTTTGGACGCAGAAACCGTTTAAAGCGTATGAAAAAACTACTGATCCCCCTGATTGCCGCCTTTGCCGCGAACACCGTATCGGCCGCCGCGCCGCAGCAGGTCATCGACATCAGCACCGACAAGGTCTCGATGGTGCTCACCGCCGCCCCCGGAGGCGAAGTTTATTTCCGCCACTTCGGCGGACGCATCGACGACCCGGCGCCGCTGGCCGACTACAAGAGCAACCGCCGCAGTGACCACGGAACCGAGGACCTGGCCTATCCCGCGACGGGAGGCCGCAACTTCCGCGAACCCGCCCTGCGCGTCACCCATGCCGACGGCGACATGAACACCGAACTGCGCTACGTGTCGCACGCCTCGAAACAGCTCTCCGACAAGAACGTGACGGAG
This Alistipes shahii WAL 8301 DNA region includes the following protein-coding sequences:
- a CDS encoding TonB-dependent receptor, with amino-acid sequence MKKFLLMLLLAGVCIPLGVRAQAPKKVSIEGTVTEYNTKEPIAGCVVSIPTLELWVVTDAKGRFRMPSVTTGSYTIEATCLGYEPLSYKVTVSASIGALSLRLKESSLQLNTVTVTAQRGRSINSSSTIDRQAMDHLQATSVKDVMQLLPGVLTANPELTNSTSNFVGIRDLPNSMTDGKDANSINSSSVGVYVDGAVVNNSAMLMGGKAAAFGQQTSRGIDMRTISTDNIESIEVIRGVASAEYGNMSAGAVVVKTKQGRTPYEIRVKTVSDTKAVSLTKGYALGSDKGFLNASIDYANAMKDIRTVEESYDRGTFSVGYTNTFNRDRTPFQFNAKVSGYLSRGTTKADPDNISQAERKELDDRNLSINLNGSWLLNKSWITSLKYVFNTSMTRQYARQQMAPSALGVANPGALENGEYLTEFTPDNYLSDIRNLSMAYYTTAKMVAELSGRYGKVYNKAMLGVEWNNSGNTGKGQYYEGVRPMSFRPEPFSDIPFLNQVAVFAEEKATLPIGKTSLTLQAGGRFTYMATDQLNDKWAVDPRFNAKYTIISNRAPKKVRELSLRAGWGIQTTLPALRLLYPFPVYIDRVSFSWGGTAETGPVAAWTTFVTPQSDMINRDLKMQYSKNFEVGLDFDMFGVKGGITYYNEKMRNGYTLRMVPQVLSFREYETYKGTEVPVYMDDPNNPGQPVLGVGGEPLDYRDEKIFHTASVKKPANDGKYDKWGVEYTFDFGQIRPVRTSVVVNGAYMTMTRKDSEGVLLYDTYSSVKVPIDGKNIYNPFLGAYYGGKSVSSGSVYTRFNSNINLITHIPKLRLITTLTVQCVWLNRTRNLQADGVYILDDDNNPVYGDFSNGTNGKMIYRDPDFYMNMDGQLLPFNRNLYNDPTYGAAYREYLQTGSATTTFVENSFKPYFMANLRVTKEIGRIAQISFYANNFTNSHPKMLLKSTGTYKRVNTDIYFGAELKLKF